Proteins from a single region of Budorcas taxicolor isolate Tak-1 chromosome 7, Takin1.1, whole genome shotgun sequence:
- the AMH gene encoding muellerian-inhibiting factor, whose translation MPGPSLSLALVLSAMGALLRPGTPREEVSSTSASPREQATGSGALIFQQDWDWPLPSLWLPGSPQDPLCLVTLHGSGNGSRAPLRVVGSLSSYEQAFLEAVRRTHWGLSDLTTFAVCPAGDGQPVLPHLQRLQAWLGEPGGRWLVVLHLEEVTWEPTPLLRFQEPPPGGASPPELVLLVLYPGPGLEVTVTGAGLPGTQSLCLTADSDFLALVVDPPERAWRRPGLALTLQRRGNGEPLSTAQLQALLFGADSRCFTRKTPALLLLLPARSSAPMPAHGRLDLVPFPQPRPSPEPEEAPPSADPFLETLTRLVRALRGPPARSSPPRLALDPGALAGFPQGQVNLSDPTALERLLDGEEPLLLLLPPTAATTGVPATPQGPKSPLWAAGLVRRVAAELQAAAAELRALPGLPPAAPPLLARLLALCPGNPDGPGGPLRALLLLKALQGLRAEWRGRERSGSARAQRSTGAAAADGPCALRELSVDLRAERSVLIPETYQANNCQGACGWPQSDRNPRYGNHVVLLLKMQARGAALARPPCCVPTAYTGKLLISLSEERISAHHVPNMVATECGCR comes from the exons ATGCCCGGtccatctctctctctggccCTGGTGCTGTCGGCCATGGGGGCTCTGCTGAGGCCAGGGACCCCCAGGGAAGAGGTCTCCAGTACCTCAGCCTCGCCCAGGGAGCAGGCCACAGGCAGCGGGGCACTCATCTTTCAGCAAGACTGGGACTGGCCACTCCCCAGTCTCTGGCTGCCAGGCAGCCCTCAAGACCCCCTGTGCCTGGTGACCCTGCATGGGAGTGGCAACGGGAGCAGGGCCCCCCTGCGGGTGGTGGGGTCCCTGAGCAGCTATGAGCAGGCCTTCCTGGAGGCTGTGCGGCGCACCCACTGGGGCCTGAGTGACTTGACCACCTTCGCTGTGTGCCCCGCTGGCGACGGGCAGCCTGTGCTGCCCCACCTGCAGCGGCTGCAGGCATGGCTGGGGGAGCCCGGGGGTCGGTGGCTGGTGGTCCTGCACCTGGAGGAAG TGACGTGGGAGCCGACACCCTTGCTGAGGTTCCAGGAGCCTCCACCTGGAGGAGCCAGCCCCCCAGAGCTGGTGCTGCTGGTGTTGTACCCAGGGCCTGGCCTGGAGGTCACTGTCACCGGGGCTGGGCTACCTGGCACCCAG AGCCTCTGCCTGACCGCGGACTCGGACTTCCTGGCCTTGGTCGTGGACCCTCCGGAGCGGGCCTGGCGCCGGCCTGGGCTAGCCCTGACCCTGCAGCGCCGTGGAAATG GTGAGCCCCTGAGTACCGCCCAGCTGCAGGCGCTGCTGTTCGGTGCGGACTCCCGCTGCTTCACACGAAAGACCCCGGCCCTGTTGCTCTTGCTGCCGGCGCGGTCCTCGGCACCGATGCCCGCGCACGGTCGGCTGGACTTGGTGCCCTTCCCACAGCCCAG GCCTTCCCCAGAGCCAGAGGAGGCACCGCCCAGCGCCGATCCCTTCCTGGAGACTCTCACGCGCCTCGTGCGCGCGCTGCGGGGACCCCCGGCCCGAAGCTCGCCACCGCGACTGGCCTTGGACCCGGGCGCACTGGCTGGTTTCCCGCAGGGCCAGGTCAACCTGTCGGACCCCACGGCCCTGGAGCGCCTGCTGGACGGCGAggagccgctgctgctgctgctgccgccaacgGCAGCCACCACCGGGGTCCCCGCAACGCCGCAAGGTCCCAAGTCCCCTCTGTGGGCCGCGGGACTAGTGCGCCGGGTGGCTGCCGAGCTTCAGGCGGCAGCTGCCGAGCTCCGCGCCCTCCCGGGGCTGCCTCCCGCCGCCCCTCCGCTGCTGGCGCGCCTGCTGGCACTGTGCCCGGGAAACCCAGATGGCCCCGGCGGCCCGCTGCGCGCGCTGCTGCTACTCAAAGCGCTGCAGGGCCTGCGCGCTGAGTGGCGCGGGCGGGAGCGGAGCGGCTCTGCACGGGCGCAGCGCAGCACTGGAGCCGCGGCTGCAGACGGGCCGTGCGCTCTGCGTGAGCTGAGCGTAGACCTGCGAGCCGAGCGCTCGGTGCTCATCCCCGAGACATACCAGGCCAACAACTGCCAGGGCGCCTGCGGCTGGCCTCAGTCCGACCGCAACCCACGCTACGGCAACCACGTGGTGCTGCTGCTGAAGATGCAGGCCCGCGGCGCCGCCCTGGCGCGCCCGCCCTGCTGTGTGCCCACAGCCTACACTGGCAAGCTCCTCATCAGCCTGTCCGAGGAACGCATCAGTGCGCACCACGTCCCGAACATGGTGGCCACCGAGTGCGGCTGTCGGTGA
- the PLEKHJ1 gene encoding pleckstrin homology domain-containing family J member 1 isoform X1: protein MRYNDKELQALSRQPAEMAAELGMRGPKKGSVVKRRLVKLVVNFLFYFRTDEAEASWRTQRGSTTSSAAVRSSVRSGWLRCVEPGGVLTEPGARRSLGQCGALGAHSAFLSSYEFMRRSLIFYRNEIQKMTGKDPLEQFGISEEARFQLSGLKA from the exons ATGCGCTATAACGACAAAGAGCTGCAGGCGTTATCCCGGCAGCCTGCCGAGATGGCAGCCGAGTTGGGCATGCGGGGACCCAAGAAAGGCAGTG TGGTGAAGCGGCGGCTGGTGAAGCTGGTGGTCAACTTCCTTTTCTACTTCCGGACGGACGAGGCGGAG gcttcctggaggaccCAGAGAGGAAGTACCACTTCGAGTGCTGCAGTGAGGAGCAGTGTCAGGAGTGGATGGCTGCGCTGCGTCGAGCCAGGTGGGGTGCTGACAGAACCTGGGGCCAGGCGGAGCCTAGGGCAGTGCGGGGCCCTGGGGGCTCACTCAGCTTTCCTCTCCAGTTACGAGTTCATGCGGAGGAGCCTCATTTTCTACAGGAATGAGATCCAGAAGATGACTGgcaag GACCCCCTGGAACAGTTTGGCATATCAGAGGAGGCCAGGTTCCAGCTGAGCGGCCTGAAGGCATGA
- the SF3A2 gene encoding splicing factor 3A subunit 2: protein MDFQHRPGGKTGSGGVASSSESNRDRRERLRQLALETIDINKDPYFMKNHLGSYECKLCLTLHNNEGSYLAHTQGKKHQTNLARRAAKEAKEAPAQPAPEKVKVEVKKFVKIGRPGYKVTKQRDTEMGQQSLLFQIDYPEIAEGIMPRHRFMSAYEQRIEPPDRRWQYLLMAAEPYETIAFKVPSREIDKAEGKFWTHWNRETKQFFLQFHFKMEKPPAPPSLPAGPPGVKRPPPPLMNGLPPRPPLPESLPPPPPGGLPLPPMPPSGPAPSGPPGPPQLPPPAPGVHPPAPVVHPPASGVHPPAPGVHPPAPGVHPPAPVVHPPASGVHPPAPGVHPPAPGVHPPAPGVHPPAPGVHPPPSAGVHPQAPVVHPPAPAVHPQAPGVHPTPAVHPQAPGVHPPAPGVHPPAPGIHPQPPGVHPPPPGVHPPAPGVHPQPPGVHPSNPGVHPPTPMPPMLRPPLPSEGPGNIPPPPPTN from the exons ATGGACTTCCAGCATCGCCCCGGGGGCAAGACCGGGAGCGGGGGCGTGGCCTCCTCCTCTGAGAGCAACCGGGACCGCCGGGAGCGCCTGCGACAGCTGGCCCTAGAAACCATTGACATCAATAAG GACCCCTACTTCATGAAGAACCATCTGGGCTCCTATGAGTGCAAGCTGTGCCTGACGCTACATAACAATGAG GGGAGTTACCTCGCGCACACCCAGGGGAAGAAACATCAGACCAACTT GGCCCGGCGAGCAGCCAAGGAGGCCAAGGAGGCCCCTGCCCAGCCAGCACCGGAGAAGGTCAAGGTAGAAGTGAAGAAGTTTGTGAAGATCGGCCGCCCGGGCTACAAAG TAACCAAGCAGAGGGATACAGAGATGGGCCAGCAGAGCCTCCTTTTCCAG ATCGACTACCCCGAGATTGCCGAGGGCATCATGCCGCGACACCGCTTCATGTCTGCCTACGAGCAGAGGATCGAGCCCCCGGACCGGCGCTGGCAGTACCTACTCATGGCCGCTGAGCCCTATGAGACCATCGCCTTCAAG GTGCCAAGCAGGGAAATAGACAAGGCTGAAGGCAAGTTCTGGACTCACTGGAACCGGGAAACCAAGCAA tttttcctccagttccactTCAAGATGGAGAAGCCACCAGCCCCACCGAGCCTTCCTGCTGGGCCTCCTGGGGTGAAacggcccccacccccactgatGAACGGCCTGCCCCCTCGCCCGCCACTACCAGAGTCGCTGCCTCCGCCCCCACCAGGAGGCCTGCCCCTGCCACCGATGCCGCCCAGTGGGCCTGCACCCTCAGGGCCCCCAGGCCCTCCTCAGCTGCCCCCACCGGCTCCTGGGGTCCACCCACCAGCACCAGTGGTCCACCCACCAGCCTCTGGGGTGCATCCCCCTGCTCCTGGGGTCCATCCCCCAGCTCCTGGGGTCCACCCCCCGGCACCAGTGGTTCACCCACCAGCATCTGGGGTCCACCCCCCTGCTCCAGGGGTCCACCCTCCAGCCCCAGGAGTCCACCCTCCTGCTCCGGGAGTccaccctccagccccagggGTCCATCCTCCCCCATCTGCTGGTGTTCACCCCCAGGCACCAGTGGTGCACCCACCAGCTCCTGCAGTTCACCCCCAGGCTCCAGGGGTGCACCCAACTCCTGCCGTTCACCCCCAGGCTCCAGGGGTCCACCCACCAGCTCCTGGGGTCCACCCACCAGCCCCTGGGATccacccccagcctcctgggGTCCATCCCCCTCCTCCTGGGGTCCATCCTCCGGCTCCTGGGGTCCATCCTCAGCCACCTGGGGTGCACCCCTCAAATCCTGGGGTGCACCCCCCAACGCCCATGCCCCCGATGCTGAGGCCTCCACTGCCCTCCGAAGGCCCTGGGAacattcctccccctccccccaccaactgA
- the JSRP1 gene encoding junctional sarcoplasmic reticulum protein 1, protein MATRALEELDGGLGSCQVDEDLSALADPCPGRPQEDSVQATSRLADSSSQSHDSQERVTEGSPTGSVDTKPKKMEKEPVSKVTSGTGKERLKAGATPRSPARKKAQTAPPPQPPPPALSDELPWGDLTLNKCLVLASLVALLGSAFQLCREAVAGDAEAPAPVPESWASSSSSSKGPTSPLPKPEAWAPPVRQPERPLKLEERVQVPRSKEAAEKDEWESEEAADEEHAPLAGRGPKERLKKEKPRKERPRKEKPQKEERLRKEKPLKEEKPRGAREPQGALPRRWEAREGGHRPWGRDSGAPEDRKRQAWVSPRRPDEEDRPSGRQKRRAGKGRD, encoded by the exons ATGGCAACCAGGGCCTTGGAGGAGCTGGATGGAGGCCTGGGCAGCTGCCAAGTGGATGAGGACCTCTCTGCACTGGCTGACCCTTGTCCCGGCCGGCCTCAGGAGGACAGTGTGCAAG CGACATCCAGGTTGGCTGACTCCAGCAGCCAGTCCCAT GATTCTCAGGAGCGGGTGACTGAGGGCAGCCCCACAGGCAGTGTGGACACCAAGCCCAAGAAGATGGAAAAGGAGCCTGTGTCCAAAGTGACCTCAGGAACTGGGAAGgagagactgaaagcaggagcAA CCCCCCGGAGCCCCGCACGGAAGAAGGCACAGACCGCACCCCcaccgcagccgccgccgccggccctgAGCGACgagctgccctggggagacttGACGCTCAACAAGTGCCTGGTGCTCGCCTCGCTCGTGGCGCTGTTGGGCTCCGCCTTCCAGCTGTGCCGCG AGGCTGTGGCTGGGGATGCAGAAGCCCCCGCACCTGTCCCAGAGTCGTGGGCCTCGTCAAGCTCATCATCCAAAGGGCCAACGTCACCCCTG CCAAAGCCTGAGGCCTGGGCCCCCCCAGTGAGGCAGCCTGAGCGCCCCTTGAAGTTAGAGGAAAGGGTCCAGGTTCCTAGGAGCAAAGAGGCTGCAGAGAAGGACGAATGGGAATCTGAAGAAGCCGCTGATGAGGAGCATGCGCCCCTTGCCGGCCGAGGGCCCAAGGAGAGGCTGAAGAAGGAGAAGCCTCGGAAGGAGAGGCCCAGGAAGGAGAAGCCACAGAAGGAGGAGAGGCTGAGAAAGGAGAAACCACTGAAAGAGGAGAAGCCACGTGGTGCCAGGGAGCCCCAGGGGGCCCTACCGCGACGCTGGGAGGCCCGCGAAGGGGGCCATCGACCTTGGGGGCGAGACTCTGGAGCCCCCGAGGATAGGAAGAGGCAGGCCTGGGTCTCCCCGCGGCGCCCCGATGAGGAGGACCGGCCTTCGGGCCGCCAGAAGCGCCGTGCTGGCAAAGGCCGGGACTGA
- the PLEKHJ1 gene encoding pleckstrin homology domain-containing family J member 1 isoform X2, producing the protein MRYNDKELQALSRQPAEMAAELGMRGPKKGSVVKRRLVKLVVNFLFYFRTDEAEPIGALLLEHCRVIHEEPSSFSISFLEDPERKYHFECCSEEQCQEWMAALRRASYEFMRRSLIFYRNEIQKMTGKDPLEQFGISEEARFQLSGLKA; encoded by the exons ATGCGCTATAACGACAAAGAGCTGCAGGCGTTATCCCGGCAGCCTGCCGAGATGGCAGCCGAGTTGGGCATGCGGGGACCCAAGAAAGGCAGTG TGGTGAAGCGGCGGCTGGTGAAGCTGGTGGTCAACTTCCTTTTCTACTTCCGGACGGACGAGGCGGAG CCCATTGGAGCCCTGCTGCTGGAGCACTGCAGAGTCATCCACGAAGAGCCCAGCAGCTTCTCCATCA gcttcctggaggaccCAGAGAGGAAGTACCACTTCGAGTGCTGCAGTGAGGAGCAGTGTCAGGAGTGGATGGCTGCGCTGCGTCGAGCCAG TTACGAGTTCATGCGGAGGAGCCTCATTTTCTACAGGAATGAGATCCAGAAGATGACTGgcaag GACCCCCTGGAACAGTTTGGCATATCAGAGGAGGCCAGGTTCCAGCTGAGCGGCCTGAAGGCATGA